The following proteins come from a genomic window of Ilumatobacter coccineus YM16-304:
- a CDS encoding DUF6916 family protein: MSAPSERTPRISRRGVIVGGTALAAGAAVGPGRGLIGLLGWWNDPARLERSSMQQHLAERFALAAPDGGTIELVLQQIDELPTREVSNPEGQFAARFAAPSGTSLAQDTYAMSSPRFGDIQLFLSPVHDTAGNVAAYEALFNRPEVTS; encoded by the coding sequence ATGAGCGCCCCGTCCGAACGAACGCCCAGGATCTCTCGCCGCGGCGTCATCGTCGGTGGCACCGCACTGGCTGCGGGTGCCGCCGTCGGCCCCGGCCGTGGCCTCATCGGCCTCCTCGGCTGGTGGAACGACCCGGCCCGACTCGAACGATCGAGCATGCAGCAACACCTCGCCGAACGATTCGCGCTCGCCGCCCCCGACGGCGGAACGATCGAACTCGTCCTGCAGCAGATCGACGAACTCCCCACCCGCGAAGTGTCGAACCCCGAGGGCCAGTTCGCCGCACGCTTCGCCGCACCGAGCGGAACCTCGCTCGCCCAAGACACGTACGCCATGTCGAGCCCCCGATTCGGCGACATTCAACTGTTTCTCTCCCCGGTGCACGACACAGCCGGGAACGTCGCCGCCTACGAGGCGCTCTTCAACCGCCCAGAGGTCACGTCATGA